In the Danio rerio strain Tuebingen ecotype United States chromosome 8, GRCz12tu, whole genome shotgun sequence genome, one interval contains:
- the LOC141375688 gene encoding E3 ubiquitin-protein ligase RBBP6-like isoform X2, translating to MSCVHYRFQSRLTYDSLQFEGLNISAGELKRQIMRSKRLKFCQLKISNAQTDEEYTDDALIPKNTSVIIRRIPAAGLKSSNRRFVGHQAGRWREPSPRADPSLLSLEQLLKTENLAEAKASEEDKLKAVMYQSSLCYYSSRAAAPRRTSASGRAQGFPAASCWRWTTQTERES from the exons atgtcttgtgttcactacaggttccagagtcgactcacctacgactcgctccagtttgaaggcctcaacatcagcgcgggggagctgaagcggcagatcatgaggagcaagaggctgaagttctgccagctgaagatcagcaacgcccagactgatgaag aatacacagatgatgctctcatccctaaaaacacgtcggtcatcatcagacggatccctgcggcgggactgaagtcctcaaacagaagatttgttgg acatcaagctggacgctggcgtgaaccttcacctagagctgatccttcactcctctcactggagcagttgttgaag actgagaatctggctgaggcaaaggcgtcagaggaggacaagctgaaagcggtgatgtaccagtccagcctgtgctactactccagcag ggcagccgctccgcgccgcacaagcgcatccggaagagcacagggattccccgcagcttcctgttggaggtggacgacccagaccgaaagggagtcatga
- the LOC141375688 gene encoding E3 ubiquitin-protein ligase RBBP6-like isoform X1, protein MSCVHYRFQSRLTYDSLQFEGLNISAGELKRQIMRSKRLKFCQLKISNAQTDEEYTDDALIPKNTSVIIRRIPAAGLKSSNRRFVGHQAGRWREPSPRADPSLLSLEQLLKTENLAEAKASEEDKLKAVMYQSSLCYYSSSEAMRLLGIPGHHIRHCPTNVGSRSAPHKRIRKSTGIPRSFLLEVDDPDRKGVMIDGSGRYVIPIIDAEAYAAEKRKRPSFSCQTEPLPSSSSAGAASSVRDAGGKRSRSPSSPETRGDQKRPRR, encoded by the exons atgtcttgtgttcactacaggttccagagtcgactcacctacgactcgctccagtttgaaggcctcaacatcagcgcgggggagctgaagcggcagatcatgaggagcaagaggctgaagttctgccagctgaagatcagcaacgcccagactgatgaag aatacacagatgatgctctcatccctaaaaacacgtcggtcatcatcagacggatccctgcggcgggactgaagtcctcaaacagaagatttgttgg acatcaagctggacgctggcgtgaaccttcacctagagctgatccttcactcctctcactggagcagttgttgaag actgagaatctggctgaggcaaaggcgtcagaggaggacaagctgaaagcggtgatgtaccagtccagcctgtgctactactccagcag tgaggccatgaggctgcttgggatcccgggacaccacattaggcactgccccactaatgtg ggcagccgctccgcgccgcacaagcgcatccggaagagcacagggattccccgcagcttcctgttggaggtggacgacccagaccgaaagggagtcatgatagacggcagcggcagatacgtcattcccatcatagacgc tgaggcctatgctgctgagaagagaaagaggccgtccttctcctgccagaccgagcctttgccctcctcgtcctcagcaggtgcggcatcttcggtccgggacgccggagggaaacggtcccgctccccatcttcaccagagacgcgcggcgaccagaagagaccacgtcgctga